The Arthrobacter oryzae DNA window GGCGAAGCTGCGGGGGTGCCGCCGGCCTGTGTTGCCGGGGTGCCGCCGGCTTCCGGGTGGTTGGTGCCGCCGGTGCGGACCACAAAGCTGCCGTTGGCATACGTCACCGCTTGCAGCCCGCCGGCCCCGACTTCGCTGACGTAGTCGTTGAAGAGCTGGTCCGTGCTGGCCGCGACGCGGTCCGCCGCCACCGGCACGGCCGGTTCGGCGGGCGCGGCCGGTTCGGCGGGCGCGGCCGTGGAAGAAGGCGAAGCAGGCGAAGGCGGTGCGGACGGCACGCGACCTGCGGACGCGGTGCCGGCAGCTACCAGGACGAAGTCGCCGGGGCCCGCGGCATTGAGCTCAGCCACCCTGGCCGCAAGCTCCGGCCCGCCGCCTTCGACCACGATGCGGCCGTCTGCCAGGCTGATCCCCACATAGCCGGGCAAGGCACGCAAGGAGGCAACGGCGTCGGCCGCGCGTTTGCCCTGGTCACCGGCGGCGTTGAACTCTTCCAGCGTCATGCCCAAGTCGCGGAGGACGGCTTCCGTCAGCCCGGCGTCGCTGACGGCAGGAGCGGACGGGGGTGCCGGAGCGGCAGGAGCGGCGGGCGCGGACGGTGCCGAATCACCAGCGGCAGGGGCTGCCGGAGAACCGGACTCTGCGACGGCGGGAACCGCGAGGAACGTGGCGCCGAACGCCATGGCGGCGGTGGCCGCGAGTCCCAGGGCGCGGTGGAACGGATTCCGGCCGGAATGATGCGTCAAGGTGTCCCCCATGTTGTGTTCACGTCGTTATGCTGGCTGCCAGCCGGGTCCGGATGGCAGCCAATTCGGCAGCGGTGATGCCGTGCCGCAAAAGATAGTTCCGGGTGTCCAGTGTCCGGACGAACTCCAGGGTTCCGCCGCCGCGTTTCTCCAGCAGGGGCACCAACGCGTCTTCCTCCAGGTAGCGCTCGTGTTTGTGCGGCGGGCCGGCTTTCCGGTGGCGCTCGTTGATGCCGCGCATAGCCGCCTGGTAGCCGGTCACGATCTCGGAATCGCCCGCGCCAGTGAGGTCCTGGAGCATGGCGGCCACCATTCCGCTGCGGTCGCGTCCGGCGGAGCAATGGATCACCACGCCGGCGGGGGCGGCGGCAACAGCCTTGAAGACGGCCACGAGCTTATCCGGAAACAGCCGGGCATTGGCGGCATAGCAGGCGGGATCGTTCAGGTAGGGGGAACACAGTTCCTTGAACTCGGGGTGGTCCGGGTCTTCGGTGGGAGCGTGCACGACGTCGAACGCTGCCAGTACCTCCGCACTCACCTCGGGATCGGTGTCCCTCAGTCCGTGTTCCGAAGGGTTCCGGAGGTCTATCACGGTGCGGACGCCGTCGTCGTACGCCTGTTTCCAGCCCGCCTCGGTGACCCATTCCCGGCGCCCCATGCGGAAGACGCTGCCGGAAATGCGCCAGGCATTCACGGCTCCGTCCCAGTGCACGGGCTGTCCAGGCTGTTCCATCCAGACAGCTAACCACAGACCCCCGACATCCGGCACGGGTAGCTGCCGGAAAATAGGGTGGTGCGCCGCAAATAATCGGGTATTCCGGCCCGTGTCCGGCGGGCGGTTGATGGATGTACCGTTGGGCGTACTTGCGGCCTGGCCGCGGCCCGCGGCCAGGAGCCCGGTGCACAGTTCAGAACAAAGGGGAAACTGATGAGTGACCGGATATTACGACGGCGGAGCGCGGCATTCGCTGCCGGCCT harbors:
- a CDS encoding tyrosine-protein phosphatase; protein product: MEQPGQPVHWDGAVNAWRISGSVFRMGRREWVTEAGWKQAYDDGVRTVIDLRNPSEHGLRDTDPEVSAEVLAAFDVVHAPTEDPDHPEFKELCSPYLNDPACYAANARLFPDKLVAVFKAVAAAPAGVVIHCSAGRDRSGMVAAMLQDLTGAGDSEIVTGYQAAMRGINERHRKAGPPHKHERYLEEDALVPLLEKRGGGTLEFVRTLDTRNYLLRHGITAAELAAIRTRLAASITT